From the genome of Vicia villosa cultivar HV-30 ecotype Madison, WI linkage group LG2, Vvil1.0, whole genome shotgun sequence, one region includes:
- the LOC131648546 gene encoding uncharacterized protein LOC131648546: protein MASSSSTTKVTLKLLIDTKNQKVLFAEASKNVIDFLFNLLRIPVGTVVKLLTKNEMVGSIGNLYNSVENMSENYMQIGQTKDVLLNPRTPSEISGLLTANDADTNNSVGAEGTLFYKCPSNCTFDVTCDSATPCSNCKRPMNSLTRYVGKKVVGDNTLIQNGFVKDVITFMVMDDLVIEPMSTISSITLLNKFNIKEVGTLQEKVVEMGMDEGIKLLKASLQSKMVLTSVFLKKKI from the exons ATGGCATCTTCTTCATCCACAACCAAAGTTACCCTCAAGCTTCTTATTGACACCAAGAATCAAAAAGTTCTGTTCGCCGAAGCATCtaagaatgtgattgattttCTCTTCAACTTACTTCGCATACCTGTTGGCACAGTCGTAAAACTGCTAACCAAGAATGAAATGGTTGGTAGCATTGGAAATCTCTACAACAGTGTTGAAAACATGAGCGAGAATTACATGCAAATAGGGCAAACCAAGGACGTTCTTTTGAATCCAAGAACTCCCTCTGAAATTTCTGGCCTTCTCACTGCAAATGATGCAGATACTAACAACAGCGTTGGAGCTGAAGGAACTTTGTTTTACAAATGCCCAAGTAACTGTACTTTTGATGTCACATGTGATAGCGCAACTCCTTGTTCTAATTGTAAGCGACCTATGAACAGTCTCACTCGTTATGTTGGAAAGAAGGTGGTTGGTGATAACACTTTGATTCAGAATGGATTTGTGAAAGATGTTATAACATTCATGGTGATGGATGATTTGGTGATAGAACCCATGTCAACAATATCTAGTATCACATTGCTGAACAAGTTCAATATCAAAGAGGTTGGTACCTTGCAGGAGAAGGTTGTTGAAATGGGGATGGATGAG GGCATCAAGTTGCTCAAGGCTTCACTGCAATCCAAGATGGTCTTGACAAGTGTTTTCCTCAAGAAAAAGATATGA